From Sparus aurata chromosome 9, fSpaAur1.1, whole genome shotgun sequence, a single genomic window includes:
- the LOC115587847 gene encoding solute carrier family 35 member F5 isoform X1: MEWVFIMNRMSSQGSSAAQRRRMALGVVILLLVDVIWVASSELTSYIFKRQEYNKPFFSTFTKTSMFVLYLLGFLLWRPWRQQCTGSLKRRHSAFFADAEAYFAPCTTDTTVNNCLSEPLYVPVKFQDVPAEHSNCLMGDCESSASKKQRVRFSNIMEVRQLPSTQALEAKLSRMSYPAAKDHEAMLRTVGKLTITDVAKISFFFCFVWFLANLSYQEALSDTQVAIVNILSSTSGLFTLILAAIFPSNSTDRFTLSKLLAVALSMGGVALVSFSSMDNPDEKGVIGSLWSLAGAVLYAVYIVMIKRRVDREDKLDIPMFFGFVGLFNLLLLWPGFLLLHYTGFEAFELPSQLVWTYILINGLIGTVLSEFLWLWGCFLTSSLIGTLALSLTIPLSIMADICMQKVRFSWLFFAGAVPVFLSFFIAALLCHYNNWDPVLVGLRRLYVFICRKQRIHRLPEDSEQCESLIPLHAVSQHEGSFCS, from the exons ATGGAGTGGGTGTTCATCATGAACCGGATGAGCTCTCAGGGAAGCTCTGCAGCCCAGCGGAGGCGGATGGCCCTGGGCGTGGTGATACTCCTGCTGGTGGATGTCATCTGGGTCGCCTCCTCTGAGTTGACCTCG TACATTTTCAAGAGACAGGAGTACAACAAACCCTTCTTCAGCACGTTCACCAAGACCTCCATGTTTGTGCTCTACCTGCTGGGCTTCCTGCTGTGGCGGCCGTGGAGGCAGCAGTGCACCGGCTCTCTGAAACGCCGGCACTCAGCGTTT TTTGCTGATGCTGAGGCCTACTTTGCACCCtgcaccactgacaccaccgtCAACAACTGTTTG AGTGAACCGCTGTACGTCCCAGTGAAGTTCCAGGACGTTCCTGCAGAGCATTCGAACTGTTTAATGGGAGACTGTGAATCAT CAGCTTCCAAAAAGCAGCGGGTGCGTTTTAGTAATATCATGGAGGTGCGTCAGCTGCCCTCCACGCAGGCCCTGGAGGCCAAACTGTCCCGCATGTCCTACCCCGCTGCCAAGGACCACGAGGCCATGCTGCGCACGGTGGGCAAGCTCACCATCACTGACGTGGCTAaaatcagcttcttcttctgctttgtg TGGTTCCTGGCTAACTTGTCCTATCAGGAAGCTTTATCCGACACACAAGTCGCCATCGTCAACATTCTGTCATCCACCTCag gCCTGTTCACGCTCATCTTAGCCGCCATTTTTCCCAGCAACAGCACCGACCGCTTCACCTTATCCAAACTCTTAGCCGTGGCTCTGAG CATGGGAGGCGTCGCCCTCGTCAGTTTCTCCAGCATGGACAACCCTGACGAGAAAGGCGTCATAG GTTCTCTGTGGTCGCTGGCTGGTGCGGTGCTGTACGCCGTCTACATCGTAATGATCAAGAGACGAGTGGATCGGGAGGATAAGCTCGACATTCCCATGTTCTTTG GGTTTGTGGGTCTgttcaacctgctgctgctgtggccgGGCTTCCTGCTGCTCCATTACACCGGCTTCGAGGCCTTCGAGCTTCCCAGCCAGCTGGTGTGGACGTACATCCTCATTAACGGCCTCATCGGAACCGTCCTCTCGGAGTTCCTCTGGCTCTG GGGCTGTTTCCTCACATCATCTCTAATTGGGACTCTGGCGTTGAGCCTCACCATCCCGCTCTCTATCATGGCAGATATTTGCATGCAGAAG GTACGTTTCTCGTGGCTGTTTTTTGCCGGGGCGGTTCccgtcttcctctccttcttcatcGCCGCGCTCTTATGTCACTACAACAACTGGGACCCCGTCCTGGTGGGTCTGAGGAGACTTTACGTCTTCATATGCAGGAAACAACGTATTCACAG ACTGCCAGAAGACAGCGAGCAGTGCGAAAGCCTTATTCCTCTCCACGCCGTCTCCCAACACGAAGGAAGCTTCTGCTCGTGA
- the LOC115587847 gene encoding solute carrier family 35 member F5 isoform X2 — MEWVFIMNRMSSQGSSAAQRRRMALGVVILLLVDVIWVASSELTSYIFKRQEYNKPFFSTFTKTSMFVLYLLGFLLWRPWRQQCTGSLKRRHSAFFADAEAYFAPCTTDTTVNNCLSEPLYVPVKFQDVPAEHSNCLMGDCESSSKKQRVRFSNIMEVRQLPSTQALEAKLSRMSYPAAKDHEAMLRTVGKLTITDVAKISFFFCFVWFLANLSYQEALSDTQVAIVNILSSTSGLFTLILAAIFPSNSTDRFTLSKLLAVALSMGGVALVSFSSMDNPDEKGVIGSLWSLAGAVLYAVYIVMIKRRVDREDKLDIPMFFGFVGLFNLLLLWPGFLLLHYTGFEAFELPSQLVWTYILINGLIGTVLSEFLWLWGCFLTSSLIGTLALSLTIPLSIMADICMQKVRFSWLFFAGAVPVFLSFFIAALLCHYNNWDPVLVGLRRLYVFICRKQRIHRLPEDSEQCESLIPLHAVSQHEGSFCS, encoded by the exons ATGGAGTGGGTGTTCATCATGAACCGGATGAGCTCTCAGGGAAGCTCTGCAGCCCAGCGGAGGCGGATGGCCCTGGGCGTGGTGATACTCCTGCTGGTGGATGTCATCTGGGTCGCCTCCTCTGAGTTGACCTCG TACATTTTCAAGAGACAGGAGTACAACAAACCCTTCTTCAGCACGTTCACCAAGACCTCCATGTTTGTGCTCTACCTGCTGGGCTTCCTGCTGTGGCGGCCGTGGAGGCAGCAGTGCACCGGCTCTCTGAAACGCCGGCACTCAGCGTTT TTTGCTGATGCTGAGGCCTACTTTGCACCCtgcaccactgacaccaccgtCAACAACTGTTTG AGTGAACCGCTGTACGTCCCAGTGAAGTTCCAGGACGTTCCTGCAGAGCATTCGAACTGTTTAATGGGAGACTGTGAATCAT CTTCCAAAAAGCAGCGGGTGCGTTTTAGTAATATCATGGAGGTGCGTCAGCTGCCCTCCACGCAGGCCCTGGAGGCCAAACTGTCCCGCATGTCCTACCCCGCTGCCAAGGACCACGAGGCCATGCTGCGCACGGTGGGCAAGCTCACCATCACTGACGTGGCTAaaatcagcttcttcttctgctttgtg TGGTTCCTGGCTAACTTGTCCTATCAGGAAGCTTTATCCGACACACAAGTCGCCATCGTCAACATTCTGTCATCCACCTCag gCCTGTTCACGCTCATCTTAGCCGCCATTTTTCCCAGCAACAGCACCGACCGCTTCACCTTATCCAAACTCTTAGCCGTGGCTCTGAG CATGGGAGGCGTCGCCCTCGTCAGTTTCTCCAGCATGGACAACCCTGACGAGAAAGGCGTCATAG GTTCTCTGTGGTCGCTGGCTGGTGCGGTGCTGTACGCCGTCTACATCGTAATGATCAAGAGACGAGTGGATCGGGAGGATAAGCTCGACATTCCCATGTTCTTTG GGTTTGTGGGTCTgttcaacctgctgctgctgtggccgGGCTTCCTGCTGCTCCATTACACCGGCTTCGAGGCCTTCGAGCTTCCCAGCCAGCTGGTGTGGACGTACATCCTCATTAACGGCCTCATCGGAACCGTCCTCTCGGAGTTCCTCTGGCTCTG GGGCTGTTTCCTCACATCATCTCTAATTGGGACTCTGGCGTTGAGCCTCACCATCCCGCTCTCTATCATGGCAGATATTTGCATGCAGAAG GTACGTTTCTCGTGGCTGTTTTTTGCCGGGGCGGTTCccgtcttcctctccttcttcatcGCCGCGCTCTTATGTCACTACAACAACTGGGACCCCGTCCTGGTGGGTCTGAGGAGACTTTACGTCTTCATATGCAGGAAACAACGTATTCACAG ACTGCCAGAAGACAGCGAGCAGTGCGAAAGCCTTATTCCTCTCCACGCCGTCTCCCAACACGAAGGAAGCTTCTGCTCGTGA